A region from the Rhinoderma darwinii isolate aRhiDar2 chromosome 2, aRhiDar2.hap1, whole genome shotgun sequence genome encodes:
- the SERTM1 gene encoding serine-rich and transmembrane domain-containing protein 1 has protein sequence MSGLGPSVALPEEAGNGTFLELFPTSLSTSVDSSPSAPNRLSNVYVYVSIFLSLLAFLLLLLIIALQRLKNIISSTSSYPEYTSDAGSSFTNLEVCSISSQRSSFSNLSS, from the coding sequence ATGTCAGGCCTTGGTCCTTCAGTTGCTTTACCAGAAGAAGCGGGAAATGGAACTTTTTTAGAACTGTTTCCTACATCTCTTTCAACATCAGTGGATTCATCACCATCAGCACCCAACCGTTTATCAAACGTTTATGTCTACGTGTCCATCTTCCTAAGCCTCTTGGCTTTCCTTCTTCTGCTGCTAATCATTGCTCTTCAAAGACTTAAAAATATTATCTCCTCTACATCATCTTACCCAGAATATACAAGTGATGCAGGAAGCTCCTTTACTAATTTAGAAGTTTGTAGCATATCCTCCCAGAGGTCTTCTTTTTCTAACCTTTCTTCATAG